The genomic segment AGACCGATACCCCCACCCAGAACGCTGTCAAAGCCCCGACACCCGGGCCCGCGCCGAAGCGCAAGAAGCTGTGGCACCACCTGTACTTCTGGGTACTGGTCGGAATCGCCGCGGGCATCATCATTGGTCTCGCCGCGCCGGAAGTCGGCGCGCAGATGAAATGGCTGGCCGATCTCTTCATCAAGCTGGTCAAGGTCGTCATCGCGCCGACCATCTTCGCGACCGTCGCGGTCGGCATCGCCGGACTCGGCAACCTCGCCAAGGCCGGCGGCTTGGCGCTCAAGACGGTCATCTACTTCAACGTCACCACCGTCTTCGCGCTGGGCATCGGCCTGGTCGTCATCAACCTGCTGGGCCCGGGCCGCATGCTCGGCCTCGACATCGCTACCTTCGATGCCTCGGCAGCCGAGGGCACGCTCAGCAGCGCCGGCGCAGCTGCGGGCAGCGGCTTCACAGGCTTCCTGCTGCATCTGGTGCCCAGCTCGTTCTTCGGTGCCTTCGTCGAAGGCCAGCTGATCCAGGTGCTGGTGATGGCGATCCTCGTCGCCTGCGCGATCACGATGCTCGGCGAGCGCGGCAAACCTGCCGTCGCCGCGCTCGACACGATCGCCCAGGTGATGTTCGGCGTCATCAAGATCGTCATGTGGTTCGCCCCGCTGGGCGCGATGGGCGGCATGGCCTTCACCATCGGCGAGTACGGCGGCGCGATCCTCGGTTCGCTCGGCTACTTCATGGTGAGCTTCTGGCTGACCTGCCTGCTGTTCCTGTTCCTGGTGCTCGGACCGATCTGCTGGTGGTCGGGCTTCAACATCTTCAAGTACATCCGCATGATCCGCGACGAACTGCTGATCGTGCTCGGCACGTCCTCATCGGAGACGGTACTGCCGCGCATGCTGGCGAAACTTGAAGCGGCCGGCGTCCCGAAGTCGGTCGTCGGGCTGACGATTCCCACCGGCTATTCGTTCAACCTCGACGGCACCGCGATCTACATGTCGATGGGCGCGATCTTCATCGCCCAGGCCTTCGGTATCGAAGTCCCGCTGGGCACGCAGATCGCGCTGCTGGTCTTCATGCTGATCTCGTCGAACGGCGCAGCCGGTGTGTCGGGCGCGGGCCTGGTGACGCTGGCGGCCTCGCTGGCCGCGTTCGAGAGCGTGATTCCGCTCGCGGGCATCGCCTTGATCGTCGGTATCGACCGTTTCATGTCGGAAGGCCGTGCGCTGACCAACCTGACCGGCAACGGTATCGGCACGCTGGTGATCGCACGCTGGACCGGACAGCTCGATCGCGAGCGTCTGGACGAGGTGCTCGACAGTCCGTCGCTGGTCGATCCCGACCGTCTGCTCGCCGAGAAGAACGCTGCCGAAGCAGCGGCGCCGATCAACGCCTTGCCGGTCAAATGATCCCGATGGCCGCCCGCCGACGCCGCGTGCGTTGAACGGGTAGATGCAGCCGTTGCGCACGCAACGGTTGCGCGTCCACCGCAGAGCCTTTAGGTTGCAACACATGCCCCGCATCGCCGCCAACAATCGC from the Luteimonas fraxinea genome contains:
- the dctA gene encoding C4-dicarboxylate transporter DctA translates to MQTDTPTQNAVKAPTPGPAPKRKKLWHHLYFWVLVGIAAGIIIGLAAPEVGAQMKWLADLFIKLVKVVIAPTIFATVAVGIAGLGNLAKAGGLALKTVIYFNVTTVFALGIGLVVINLLGPGRMLGLDIATFDASAAEGTLSSAGAAAGSGFTGFLLHLVPSSFFGAFVEGQLIQVLVMAILVACAITMLGERGKPAVAALDTIAQVMFGVIKIVMWFAPLGAMGGMAFTIGEYGGAILGSLGYFMVSFWLTCLLFLFLVLGPICWWSGFNIFKYIRMIRDELLIVLGTSSSETVLPRMLAKLEAAGVPKSVVGLTIPTGYSFNLDGTAIYMSMGAIFIAQAFGIEVPLGTQIALLVFMLISSNGAAGVSGAGLVTLAASLAAFESVIPLAGIALIVGIDRFMSEGRALTNLTGNGIGTLVIARWTGQLDRERLDEVLDSPSLVDPDRLLAEKNAAEAAAPINALPVK